The proteins below come from a single Desulfurobacterium atlanticum genomic window:
- a CDS encoding septum site-determining protein MinC, with protein sequence MDYKIRGTNILGIEIIIPPQKFNLEDIKKFISEKKDIMKKTRLVITFDDVIPKETEIREIAEFIKNFPEIIFCGFKTSKRETRELCLQAGFPCDMSTLELERTTERASNEEIKFIKKTVRSGEKVSSSGDIAILGDVNPGAEVEAGGNVYIFGSLRGLVKAGIGKKECEIRALFVQTPRIEVCGEEKTFDRNEKFYNFRLIYKNGKIRINNTERV encoded by the coding sequence ATGGATTACAAAATTAGAGGAACAAATATCCTCGGAATTGAAATCATTATTCCTCCGCAAAAGTTTAACCTTGAAGACATAAAGAAATTTATATCAGAAAAAAAAGATATAATGAAGAAAACAAGGCTTGTAATAACTTTTGATGACGTTATTCCTAAAGAAACAGAGATAAGAGAGATTGCTGAATTTATAAAAAATTTTCCAGAAATAATTTTCTGTGGATTTAAAACTTCAAAAAGAGAAACACGGGAACTGTGTCTTCAGGCCGGCTTTCCCTGCGATATGTCAACCCTTGAACTTGAAAGAACTACAGAAAGAGCTTCCAACGAAGAGATAAAGTTTATAAAGAAAACTGTCCGCTCAGGAGAAAAGGTTTCTTCTTCCGGAGACATTGCAATATTAGGAGATGTTAACCCCGGTGCTGAAGTTGAAGCGGGAGGGAATGTATATATATTTGGAAGTTTAAGAGGACTTGTAAAAGCTGGCATCGGGAAAAAAGAATGTGAAATCAGAGCCCTATTTGTTCAAACACCTCGTATTGAAGTGTGTGGAGAAGAGAAAACTTTTGACAGAAATGAAAAGTTCTATAATTTCAGGCTTATATATAAAAATGGTAAAATTAGAATTAACAACACGGAGAGGGTTTAA
- the infA gene encoding translation initiation factor IF-1 — translation MAKEKGIQVEGKVVEALPNAYFKVELDNGHQVLAHASGKMRVHFIRILPGDRVVVELSPYDLTRGRIIFRKG, via the coding sequence ATGGCAAAAGAGAAAGGTATTCAGGTAGAGGGGAAGGTAGTGGAAGCTCTGCCTAACGCTTACTTTAAAGTTGAGCTTGATAATGGACATCAGGTACTTGCTCACGCATCAGGAAAGATGAGGGTGCATTTTATAAGAATTTTGCCAGGCGACCGTGTGGTTGTCGAGCTGAGTCCTTACGATTTAACGAGGGGCAGAATAATTTTCAGGAAAGGATAA
- a CDS encoding clostripain-related cysteine peptidase codes for MSWIKLIFLFALLGVFSCSYEVSDNRYSKWVVAVYMAGDNNLSDYATLDLKEMMDAGSDENVRVVVLCDRGEGTTVYEVKNGWLEPVEGFGNLNTGSPDTLKLFLDSIFHHYSFSNLALVVWDHGNGWEIASIDDTSKDYLTMYEIYKVLKDNSIHLGFLGFDECLAGMVEVFYTFKDFADVMVASEASEPGNGWDYKGLIEVFRKTDLSPFSLGKAAVDSYYTFYRDYCAETGVEDCVLAAVNSTDMDGVVNSLENIVSFYSPSTSLDFKIARENSLYVDPYFSDYIDLYSFADSLFTVSSDEILVQEINNLKSALDKFYVRSVFNKLKGVSIYFPQSASDISPEEYYNYSYFSPYNLFTQTNWDEFLESFVN; via the coding sequence ATGTCATGGATTAAGCTGATTTTTCTGTTTGCTCTTTTAGGAGTTTTTTCCTGTTCTTACGAAGTTTCTGATAATAGATATTCAAAGTGGGTTGTTGCGGTTTATATGGCCGGTGATAATAATCTATCCGATTATGCGACACTTGATCTTAAAGAGATGATGGATGCGGGTTCTGATGAAAATGTAAGGGTGGTTGTTCTTTGTGATAGAGGAGAGGGGACGACAGTTTATGAAGTTAAAAATGGATGGCTTGAGCCTGTTGAAGGTTTCGGAAATTTGAATACTGGAAGTCCTGATACCTTAAAACTGTTTTTAGATTCTATTTTTCATCATTACTCTTTCTCAAATCTTGCTCTTGTTGTCTGGGATCATGGAAATGGCTGGGAAATTGCCAGTATAGACGATACTTCAAAAGATTATCTAACAATGTATGAAATATATAAAGTGCTAAAGGATAATAGTATTCATCTTGGTTTTTTGGGGTTTGATGAGTGTCTTGCTGGTATGGTAGAGGTTTTTTACACGTTTAAAGATTTTGCTGATGTGATGGTTGCTTCAGAGGCATCGGAGCCTGGTAATGGCTGGGATTATAAAGGTTTGATTGAGGTTTTCAGAAAAACTGATTTATCTCCTTTTTCTCTTGGAAAGGCAGCTGTTGATTCATATTACACTTTTTATAGAGATTATTGTGCAGAAACTGGAGTAGAAGATTGTGTTCTTGCAGCGGTAAATTCAACAGATATGGATGGTGTTGTTAATAGTCTTGAAAATATTGTTTCTTTCTACTCTCCATCAACATCTTTAGATTTTAAAATAGCAAGGGAAAATAGTTTGTATGTAGATCCTTACTTTTCAGACTACATAGACCTTTATTCTTTTGCTGATAGTCTTTTTACTGTTTCTTCAGATGAGATTCTCGTTCAGGAGATTAACAATCTTAAATCTGCCCTTGATAAGTTTTATGTTCGTTCCGTTTTTAACAAGTTGAAAGGGGTTTCAATCTACTTTCCGCAAAGTGCCTCAGATATAAGTCCTGAAGAGTATTATAATTATAGCTATTTTAGTCCCTACAATCTTTTTACACAAACAAACTGGGATGAGTTTTTAGAAAGTTTTGTTAATTAG
- a CDS encoding DNA-directed RNA polymerase subunit alpha has product MIEFITPDKFRWEEHTDSYGRFVVEPLEKGYGVTVGNALRRVLLSSIEGAAPTAVKFEGAWHEFTTLPGVVEDLTEIVLNIKDLRFALHGDAPVFIELRKKGPGKVYASDFELPSQVKLLTPDKEIATLDNENSEIELHLRIDKGKGFVLSEEIQEIFDISTLGWIALDADFSPVRKVAFKVEDTRVGRRTDYNKLTMEIWTDGGVTPKEALAKACSILIDHFSSVMVNLAEVTPEVPVVEVHQEEEKEDEKLSMTLEEAGLKSRALRALKEAGVETIGELIKLTDADLKKLKGLGNKSIAQIKEVLSSLGLELSGGKEE; this is encoded by the coding sequence ATGATTGAATTTATCACACCTGATAAATTCCGCTGGGAGGAACACACAGACTCCTACGGAAGATTTGTTGTTGAACCTCTTGAAAAGGGGTATGGTGTAACTGTAGGTAATGCACTTAGAAGGGTTCTTCTTTCCTCCATAGAAGGTGCTGCTCCTACAGCAGTTAAGTTTGAGGGAGCCTGGCATGAGTTTACAACTCTTCCTGGAGTTGTTGAAGATTTGACGGAAATAGTGCTTAATATAAAAGATTTAAGGTTTGCTCTTCATGGAGATGCTCCGGTATTTATAGAGCTCAGAAAGAAAGGACCCGGGAAAGTTTATGCTTCTGATTTTGAACTTCCTTCACAGGTTAAGCTTCTTACTCCAGACAAGGAAATAGCAACTCTTGATAATGAAAATTCTGAGATAGAACTTCATCTTCGTATAGATAAAGGTAAAGGATTTGTTCTTTCAGAGGAGATTCAGGAAATTTTTGATATTTCAACTCTTGGATGGATAGCTCTTGATGCTGATTTTTCTCCTGTTAGAAAGGTTGCGTTTAAAGTTGAAGATACAAGGGTTGGAAGAAGGACAGATTACAACAAACTTACTATGGAAATATGGACAGATGGAGGAGTAACTCCTAAGGAAGCTCTTGCTAAAGCTTGTTCTATTTTGATAGATCACTTCTCTTCAGTTATGGTTAATCTTGCTGAGGTCACTCCAGAAGTGCCGGTTGTTGAGGTTCATCAGGAAGAAGAGAAAGAAGATGAGAAACTTTCAATGACTCTTGAAGAGGCTGGTCTTAAGTCCAGGGCTCTCAGGGCTCTTAAAGAAGCAGGAGTTGAAACTATAGGAGAACTTATAAAATTAACCGATGCTGATTTAAAGAAACTTAAAGGATTGGGTAATAAGTCCATAGCTCAGATTAAAGAGGTTCTTTCCTCTTTAGGACTTGAACTTTCCGGAGGTAAAGAGGAATGA
- a CDS encoding cell division topological specificity factor MinE produces MGFWPFNRKPSKDVAKQRLQVILKYDRAGLPPNAVDAIKDAILTALKDFPFVDISGIKINFPQDEQEEKIELEIPVKTEK; encoded by the coding sequence ATGGGATTCTGGCCTTTTAATAGAAAACCAAGCAAGGATGTAGCAAAACAAAGGCTTCAGGTGATTTTAAAATATGATAGGGCAGGACTGCCACCAAATGCTGTGGATGCGATAAAAGACGCTATTTTAACTGCTTTAAAGGATTTCCCGTTTGTTGACATCTCAGGAATAAAAATAAATTTTCCTCAGGATGAACAGGAAGAAAAGATAGAGCTTGAAATTCCCGTTAAAACCGAAAAATAG
- the rpmJ gene encoding 50S ribosomal protein L36 → MKVRPSVKKICPKCKIIKRKGVVRVICENPKHKQRQGK, encoded by the coding sequence ATGAAGGTAAGACCATCTGTGAAGAAGATTTGTCCAAAGTGTAAGATTATTAAGAGAAAGGGTGTTGTAAGGGTAATTTGTGAAAACCCGAAGCACAAGCAGAGACAAGGTAAGTAA
- the rpsK gene encoding 30S ribosomal protein S11 has product MARRKRGGAKKKAKRTVGYAIAHIQTTFNNTIITFTDKEGNTLTWASGGTVGFKGTRKSTPYAAQLAAEKAAKKAMSEYGVKDVEIWIKGNGGGRETAIKAIAATGLNIKVIKDVTPIPHDGCRPPKRRRV; this is encoded by the coding sequence ATGGCAAGAAGAAAAAGAGGCGGTGCCAAAAAGAAAGCAAAAAGAACCGTAGGTTATGCTATAGCGCATATCCAGACCACTTTTAACAATACGATAATCACCTTTACAGATAAAGAAGGTAATACTCTTACATGGGCTTCAGGTGGAACAGTTGGTTTTAAAGGAACAAGGAAAAGTACACCTTATGCTGCTCAGCTTGCTGCTGAAAAAGCTGCTAAAAAGGCTATGTCTGAGTACGGTGTAAAAGATGTTGAAATATGGATCAAAGGAAACGGTGGTGGTAGAGAAACGGCTATTAAGGCTATTGCGGCAACAGGTTTAAACATAAAAGTTATTAAAGATGTTACTCCTATTCCTCATGATGGTTGCAGACCACCTAAGAGAAGAAGAGTTTAA
- the minD gene encoding septum site-determining protein MinD, with the protein MEDKVFCITSGKGGVGKSTITGNIATALAMKGYKVVAIDADIGLRNLDLVLGLENRIVYDIVHVIEGVCPPEKALVKDKKTKNLFLLPAAQTKDKSAVKPEDLISIVEALREKFDFIFIDSPAGIEEGFKTAVAPADGVLVVTNPEMASIRDADRVTGLCEAMGKLEPKLIINRLDPAKVKRGDMLDVEDVLQILGLELIGVVPEDKNMVAYINRGQPAVLENDSIAGKALRNIAERILGKDVPFMKLDTEEGLLSKFKRLFGGS; encoded by the coding sequence ATGGAAGATAAGGTCTTTTGTATAACATCCGGAAAAGGAGGTGTGGGAAAAAGTACAATAACCGGTAACATAGCTACCGCTCTGGCAATGAAAGGTTATAAGGTTGTAGCAATAGATGCTGATATTGGACTTAGAAACCTTGACCTTGTTCTGGGGCTTGAAAACAGAATAGTTTACGATATTGTTCATGTGATAGAAGGTGTTTGTCCGCCTGAAAAAGCTCTTGTAAAAGATAAAAAAACTAAGAATCTTTTCCTTCTTCCTGCTGCCCAAACAAAGGATAAAAGCGCTGTAAAACCTGAAGACCTTATCTCCATAGTTGAAGCTTTAAGGGAAAAATTTGATTTTATATTTATAGACTCACCAGCTGGAATAGAAGAAGGATTTAAAACTGCCGTTGCACCGGCAGACGGAGTTCTTGTTGTGACAAATCCTGAAATGGCATCCATAAGAGATGCTGACAGAGTTACAGGCCTTTGTGAAGCTATGGGAAAACTAGAACCAAAGCTTATAATAAACCGTCTTGATCCTGCGAAAGTAAAAAGAGGAGATATGCTTGATGTTGAAGATGTTCTTCAAATTCTCGGTCTTGAGTTAATTGGAGTTGTTCCTGAAGATAAAAACATGGTAGCCTATATCAATAGGGGACAGCCTGCAGTCCTTGAAAATGACTCCATTGCAGGAAAAGCTTTAAGAAATATAGCCGAAAGAATTTTAGGTAAAGATGTGCCCTTTATGAAACTTGATACTGAAGAAGGGCTGCTATCAAAATTCAAAAGATTGTTCGGTGGGAGCTAA
- the rpsD gene encoding 30S ribosomal protein S4 has translation MARYRGAKWRIARRLGVNIYVGEEKSLKGKAITDKRPYPPGQHGRSRRKISYYGRQLMEKQKVKYYYGVREEQFRRFYKMAERMKGQTGENLLKLLESRLDNVVYRLGFGKSHRHARQLVVHGHILVNGKKVTRPSFLVKPGDVIEVREKSRNIPDILSGIELAKQRGVPSWLELDAENFKGIVKAEPTRDEIEIPIAENLIVELYSK, from the coding sequence ATGGCAAGATATAGAGGAGCGAAGTGGCGTATAGCTCGTCGTTTAGGTGTGAATATTTATGTTGGTGAAGAGAAATCACTTAAAGGTAAAGCTATAACAGATAAAAGACCTTACCCACCGGGACAGCACGGTAGAAGCAGAAGGAAGATTTCCTACTACGGCCGTCAGCTTATGGAGAAACAGAAGGTTAAATATTACTACGGGGTAAGAGAGGAGCAGTTCAGACGTTTCTATAAGATGGCCGAAAGGATGAAAGGGCAGACTGGTGAAAATCTTCTTAAGCTTCTTGAAAGCAGACTGGATAATGTGGTTTACAGGCTTGGTTTTGGAAAGTCTCATAGACATGCAAGGCAGCTTGTTGTTCATGGACATATTCTTGTAAATGGGAAGAAAGTTACAAGGCCTTCTTTCCTTGTTAAGCCTGGTGATGTTATAGAGGTAAGAGAGAAAAGTAGAAACATTCCTGATATACTCTCAGGTATTGAGCTTGCTAAACAAAGGGGTGTTCCATCCTGGCTCGAGCTTGATGCTGAGAATTTCAAGGGGATTGTAAAGGCTGAACCTACGAGAGATGAGATAGAGATTCCTATTGCAGAGAACCTGATTGTAGAGCTCTACTCTAAGTAA
- the rplQ gene encoding 50S ribosomal protein L17, translating to MRHRVKRKKLGRRTEHRVMMLRNLVTDLMEHGKVVTTIARAKELRRLADKVITKAKSQDKLKAIREVNAIITREDVAFKVVNEIAPKYADRNGGYTRLLHYDFRKGDAAPTAIVMLVETEEESAE from the coding sequence ATGAGACATAGAGTTAAGAGAAAAAAATTGGGAAGACGCACTGAGCATAGAGTAATGATGCTTAGAAATCTTGTAACAGATTTGATGGAACACGGGAAGGTTGTAACTACTATTGCCAGGGCAAAAGAGCTTAGAAGACTTGCTGATAAAGTTATTACGAAAGCAAAGTCTCAGGATAAGCTTAAAGCTATAAGAGAAGTGAATGCGATAATTACAAGAGAAGATGTTGCTTTTAAAGTTGTAAATGAGATAGCTCCAAAGTATGCAGATAGAAACGGTGGATATACAAGACTTCTTCATTACGATTTCAGAAAAGGTGATGCTGCTCCAACAGCTATAGTTATGCTTGTTGAAACAGAAGAAGAATCAGCTGAGTAA
- the speB gene encoding agmatinase: MKFLAAKDRGEITIFGVPFDGTTCFRPGARFAPAGIRFFSENLETYSPALNRDLDDIDFCDAGDLEINALPEDMVETVYSFMENVKIPVMLGGEHSVTFPVVKALKERYGELTVIHFDAHTDLRDIYSGTAYSHACVMRRVLELGCKIVHVGVRSGTLEEFTLIRDNPLLHLVDIKKLPEILENEKNIYFSIDIDYFDPAFAPGTGTPEPCGGTPVEFFSIIYNLPSANIVGFDIVEVSPPYDPSGITQMLAAKVVRELILKFWGG, translated from the coding sequence ATGAAATTTCTGGCTGCAAAAGATAGAGGAGAAATAACGATTTTTGGTGTTCCTTTTGACGGAACTACCTGTTTTAGGCCTGGAGCAAGGTTTGCACCTGCTGGTATAAGATTTTTTTCGGAAAACTTGGAAACTTATAGTCCTGCTTTAAATAGAGATCTTGATGATATTGATTTTTGCGATGCTGGTGATCTTGAAATTAATGCTTTGCCAGAAGATATGGTAGAAACAGTTTACTCTTTTATGGAGAATGTAAAGATCCCTGTAATGCTTGGAGGAGAGCATTCTGTAACTTTTCCTGTTGTAAAAGCTTTGAAAGAGAGATATGGAGAACTTACGGTTATTCATTTTGATGCTCATACAGATTTGAGAGATATTTACTCTGGAACAGCTTATTCTCATGCTTGTGTTATGAGACGGGTTTTAGAGCTTGGGTGTAAGATTGTTCATGTTGGTGTAAGAAGCGGGACGCTGGAGGAGTTTACTCTTATAAGGGATAATCCTCTCCTTCATCTGGTGGATATAAAAAAACTTCCAGAGATTTTGGAAAATGAAAAGAATATCTATTTCTCAATAGATATAGATTATTTTGATCCTGCGTTTGCACCTGGAACTGGCACGCCAGAGCCATGTGGTGGAACGCCAGTTGAATTTTTTTCAATTATCTATAATTTACCATCTGCTAATATTGTTGGGTTTGACATTGTGGAAGTTTCTCCTCCTTATGATCCTTCAGGTATCACACAGATGCTTGCGGCTAAAGTAGTGCGGGAGTTGATTTTAAAATTCTGGGGAGGTTGA
- the rpsM gene encoding 30S ribosomal protein S13: MARIAGVDIPDNKKVPYSLAYIYGIGIKTGFKICEEAGIDPEKRVKDLTEEEIAKIRKIIESEYKVEGDLRKEIAMNIRRLIDIGCYRGVRHRLGLPVRGQRTRTNARTRKGPKKTVAGKKKATKK, from the coding sequence ATGGCAAGGATAGCAGGTGTTGATATTCCAGATAACAAGAAGGTTCCGTATTCCCTTGCGTATATTTACGGAATAGGGATAAAAACAGGTTTCAAAATTTGTGAAGAAGCTGGTATAGATCCTGAAAAAAGGGTCAAGGATCTTACAGAGGAAGAGATAGCAAAAATCAGAAAGATTATAGAGAGCGAGTATAAGGTTGAAGGTGACTTAAGAAAAGAGATAGCAATGAATATCAGAAGGCTTATAGATATTGGCTGTTACAGAGGTGTGAGACACAGACTAGGCCTTCCGGTAAGAGGACAGAGAACAAGGACAAATGCCAGAACAAGGAAAGGACCTAAGAAGACTGTAGCCGGGAAGAAAAAGGCTACTAAGAAGTAA